In Polaribacter sp. Hel_I_88, the following proteins share a genomic window:
- a CDS encoding HD family phosphohydrolase has product MSEFVNKIYRNNTIIYKVILFLITTVAIVYLFPKGGQFKYDFNNGQLWKYDNLYATFDFAIQKTDEEIASEKQEIKANSKLYFNYKTDVVSKVNETFKNRIGILKVEDSLSISEINRLEKIGESIINKIYNSGFLEVASENVVSENNQIVALKKDNQVEDISFKNLLTSKDVLKIIKINLGKEPYSYGQKSLLNILAGIVKPNISFDEIYTDKVIENEISKISYTKGKVTEGELIILKGGIVEGKKLAILNSLKSESASKVWTDSNYNWIVFGYTILVSLALLMLLLFLHKYRIEIFENNNKVTFIFFNVFAIIFIQTLVIKYNADYLYVVPLSILPIIIKAFFDARLGLFTHVLTVLLLGYIVPNSFEFIYLHIIAGIVTILTVSELYKRANLFISVAQITGIYMITYFAFSIIKEGNASQVNWDYFILFAMNGLLSFLSIILIYMYEKVFGLVSDVTLLELSNTNTKLLRELNEKAPGTFQHSMQVANLAEAAANEIGANSMLVRTGALYHDIGKMLNPMYFIENQSTGVNPHNDLSPRDSTKIITDHVIKGVELAKKYNLPDRIIDFIRTHHGTSSTYYFYKKEQELNPDTKVDIKNFQYKGPIPFSKETAILMMCDTAEAASKSIKNPTAQSISNLIDKIIDKQMADNQFLNSDITFREIKVIKKVIKKKLMNIYHLRVEYPE; this is encoded by the coding sequence ATGAGCGAATTTGTAAATAAAATTTATAGAAACAATACAATTATCTATAAGGTAATTTTGTTTTTAATTACTACAGTTGCTATAGTGTATTTATTTCCAAAAGGAGGGCAGTTTAAATATGATTTTAACAATGGCCAGCTTTGGAAATACGATAACTTGTATGCCACTTTCGATTTTGCAATTCAAAAGACAGATGAAGAAATTGCCTCCGAAAAGCAAGAAATAAAAGCGAATTCTAAACTCTATTTTAACTATAAAACAGATGTTGTATCAAAAGTAAATGAAACTTTTAAAAACAGAATAGGGATATTAAAAGTAGAGGATTCTTTATCGATAAGTGAAATAAATCGTCTTGAAAAAATTGGTGAAAGTATTATTAATAAAATATACAATTCAGGTTTTTTAGAAGTAGCCAGTGAAAATGTAGTTTCGGAAAACAATCAAATTGTTGCTTTAAAGAAAGATAATCAAGTTGAGGATATTTCCTTTAAAAACTTATTGACTTCTAAAGATGTCTTAAAAATAATTAAAATTAATTTAGGAAAAGAACCTTATAGTTATGGACAAAAATCGCTCTTAAATATATTAGCAGGTATCGTAAAACCAAACATTTCGTTCGATGAAATTTATACCGATAAAGTTATTGAAAACGAAATTAGTAAAATATCCTATACAAAAGGTAAAGTAACAGAAGGCGAATTAATAATTTTAAAAGGGGGTATTGTAGAGGGTAAAAAACTCGCTATCTTAAATTCTTTAAAAAGTGAATCTGCCTCAAAAGTTTGGACAGATTCTAATTATAATTGGATTGTTTTCGGGTACACAATTTTAGTGTCTTTAGCATTGCTGATGTTATTATTGTTTCTACATAAATACAGAATCGAAATTTTTGAAAACAACAATAAAGTAACCTTTATATTTTTTAATGTGTTTGCAATCATATTTATTCAAACATTGGTTATTAAATATAATGCTGATTATTTGTATGTAGTCCCTTTAAGTATCTTACCTATTATAATCAAAGCTTTTTTTGATGCAAGGTTGGGGTTGTTTACCCATGTTTTAACGGTACTGTTGTTAGGATATATTGTTCCTAATAGTTTCGAATTTATTTACCTACATATTATTGCAGGAATTGTTACCATACTTACAGTTTCTGAATTGTACAAAAGAGCAAATTTATTTATATCTGTTGCACAGATTACAGGTATTTATATGATTACTTATTTTGCTTTCTCAATTATAAAAGAAGGCAATGCATCACAAGTAAATTGGGATTATTTTATTTTATTTGCCATGAATGGTTTGTTATCCTTCTTGTCAATTATTTTAATTTATATGTATGAAAAAGTTTTTGGGCTGGTTTCTGATGTTACCTTACTTGAGTTATCGAATACAAATACAAAACTGTTAAGAGAGTTAAATGAAAAAGCGCCAGGAACCTTTCAACATTCTATGCAAGTTGCCAATTTAGCAGAAGCTGCTGCCAATGAAATAGGAGCCAATTCTATGTTGGTAAGAACAGGTGCATTGTATCATGACATTGGTAAAATGCTAAACCCTATGTATTTTATAGAAAATCAATCTACAGGTGTAAACCCTCATAATGATTTATCGCCAAGAGACAGTACTAAAATTATAACAGATCATGTTATAAAAGGTGTAGAGTTGGCCAAGAAATACAATTTACCAGATAGGATTATAGATTTTATTAGGACACATCATGGAACAAGTTCTACCTATTATTTTTATAAAAAAGAGCAAGAGTTAAACCCAGATACAAAAGTTGATATTAAAAACTTTCAATACAAAGGCCCAATTCCTTTCTCTAAAGAAACCGCTATTTTAATGATGTGTGATACTGCAGAAGCTGCTTCAAAAAGTATAAAAAACCCTACAGCGCAGTCTATCAGTAATTTAATTGATAAAATTATTGATAAACAAATGGCAGATAATCAGTTTTTAAATTCCGATATTACTTTTAGAGAAATCAAAGTGATTAAAAAAGTTATCAAGAAAAAATTGATGAATATTTATCATTTACGCGTAGAATATCCTGAATAA